The Orcinus orca chromosome 4, mOrcOrc1.1, whole genome shotgun sequence genome includes a region encoding these proteins:
- the LOC101282898 gene encoding 40S ribosomal protein S2-like, with product MADAAGAMGGPGGPGMGGRDGFRAGFCSGGRGQGRGRGRGRGCGARGGKAGDKEWLPVTKLGRLVRDVKIKSLEEISLFSLPIKESEITDFFLGSSLMEEVLKIMPVQKQTRAGQRTRFKAFVAIGDYNGRVGLGVTCSKEVAIAITGAIILAKLSIVPVRRGYWGNKIGKPRTVPCKVTGR from the coding sequence ATGGCAGATGCCGCCGGTGCTATGGGAGGCCCCGGGGGCCCTGGAATGGGAGGCCGCGATGGCTTCCGCGCAGGCTTCTGCAGCGGGGGCCGGGGCCAGGGTCGCGGTCGGGGCCGGGGCAGAGGCTGCGGAGCTCGCGGAGGCAAGGCCGGGGACAAGGAGTGGCTCCCCGTCACCAAGCTGGGCCGCCTGGTCAGGGACGTGAAGATCAAGTCCCTGGAGGagatctctctcttttctttgccCATCAAGGAATCTGAGATCACTGACTTTTTCTTGGGGTCATCCCTCATGGAGGAGGTTTTGAAGATCATGCCTGTGCAAAAGCAGACCCGTGCTGGCCAGCGGACCAGGTTCAAGGCATTTGTCGCCATCGGGGATTACAACGGACGTGTTGGTTTGGGTGTGACGTGCTCTAAGGAGGTAGCCATTGCTATCACTGGGGCCATCATTCTGGCCAAGCTCTCCATCGTCCCCGTGAGACGAGGCTACTGGGGGAACAAGATTGGCAAGCCCCGTACCGTCCCCTGCAAGGTGACTGGCCGCTGA